The following coding sequences lie in one Bacillus thermozeamaize genomic window:
- a CDS encoding malate:quinone oxidoreductase (malate dehydrogenase; catalyzes the oxidation of malate to oxaloacetate), which produces MSNLQNKTDVILIGAGIMSATLGTLLKELAPEWEIKVFEKLATAGEESSNEWNNAGTGHAALCELNYTPEKPDGSVDISKAIKVNEQFQLSKQFWSYLVSRNLIRNPQDFIMPIPHMSFVQGEKNVAFLKKRFEALSSIPLFKGMEFSDDPVKLRGWFPLIMEGRTVKEPIAATKIDSGTDVNFGALTRMLFDHLKRQHVEIRYKHHVQDIKRAGDGSWIVKVHDLDTGNIEYHTAKFVFIGAGGGSLPLLQKTGIPESKRIGGFPVSGLFMVCKNPEVIAKHHAKVYGKAKVGAPPMSVPHLDTRYIDNQKTLLFGPFAGFSPKFLKTGSYFDLIRSVKPHNILTMLAAGVKEMALTKYLIQQVMLSNEQRMEELREFVPTARREDWEIVVAGQRVQVIKDTKEGGRGTLQFGTEVVTAADGSVAALLGASPGASTAVYVMLEVLEKCFPKQMKVWEPKIKEMIPSYGVSLAENPDLLQEIHASTSQTLGLTESELVYS; this is translated from the coding sequence ATGAGCAACCTACAGAACAAAACAGACGTGATCTTGATTGGTGCCGGCATCATGAGCGCGACGTTGGGAACCTTGCTGAAAGAGTTGGCGCCGGAATGGGAAATCAAGGTCTTTGAGAAACTCGCAACCGCAGGCGAAGAAAGCTCCAACGAATGGAATAATGCAGGTACGGGCCATGCCGCACTATGCGAGCTGAACTATACACCCGAAAAACCGGACGGATCGGTAGATATCAGCAAAGCGATAAAAGTGAATGAACAATTTCAGCTTTCCAAACAGTTTTGGTCTTATCTGGTAAGCCGAAATCTGATTCGGAATCCGCAGGACTTTATCATGCCCATCCCTCATATGAGTTTCGTACAAGGGGAAAAGAACGTCGCGTTTTTGAAAAAACGGTTTGAAGCGCTGTCAAGCATCCCCCTGTTTAAAGGGATGGAATTTTCTGATGATCCTGTTAAGTTAAGAGGGTGGTTTCCGCTGATCATGGAAGGCCGTACCGTGAAGGAACCGATCGCGGCCACAAAAATCGACTCGGGAACCGATGTCAACTTCGGTGCGTTAACCCGCATGTTGTTTGACCACTTGAAGCGTCAACACGTCGAGATCCGATACAAGCATCATGTTCAGGATATTAAACGTGCGGGCGACGGCTCGTGGATCGTGAAAGTGCATGATCTCGACACTGGCAACATCGAATACCATACGGCAAAATTCGTTTTTATCGGCGCTGGGGGCGGAAGTCTGCCGTTGCTGCAAAAAACCGGTATTCCTGAGTCAAAACGGATTGGCGGATTCCCGGTAAGCGGACTGTTTATGGTATGTAAAAATCCGGAAGTGATCGCCAAGCACCATGCCAAAGTGTACGGGAAAGCCAAGGTTGGTGCTCCTCCCATGTCGGTGCCGCATCTTGACACCCGATATATTGATAACCAAAAAACGTTGCTGTTTGGACCGTTTGCCGGCTTCTCACCAAAGTTCTTGAAAACGGGTTCCTATTTTGATCTGATCCGTTCCGTAAAACCGCATAATATCCTGACGATGTTGGCGGCGGGCGTAAAAGAGATGGCGTTGACAAAGTATCTGATCCAGCAAGTGATGCTATCGAATGAGCAGCGCATGGAAGAATTGCGCGAGTTTGTTCCGACCGCCAGAAGGGAAGATTGGGAGATCGTGGTCGCCGGCCAACGTGTGCAGGTGATCAAAGATACAAAGGAAGGCGGCAGAGGAACCCTGCAATTCGGTACGGAAGTGGTTACTGCCGCTGACGGCTCGGTAGCCGCGTTGCTCGGCGCTTCTCCGGGCGCTTCTACTGCCGTTTATGTGATGCTTGAGGTATTGGAAAAATGCTTCCCGAAACAAATGAAAGTATGGGAACCGAAAATCAAAGAAATGATTCCTTCCTATGGCGTCTCACTCGCGGAAAACCCGGATCTTTTGCAGGAAATTCATGCTTCAACCTCGCAGACGCTGGGTCTGACCGAAAGCGAACTGGTTTACAGTTAA
- a CDS encoding 23S rRNA (pseudouridine(1915)-N(3))-methyltransferase RlmH, whose protein sequence is MKVTLVAVGSIKERYMQQGIADYVKRLRPYARLDIVEVKEEKAPEHLSAAQEEQVREREGERILQRLPDGSPGAKVVVLDMRGKMLSSEELAAQMAEWATYGTHQLYLVIGGSLGLSRTVRERADLLWSFSRLTFPHQLMRLMVLEQLYRAFKIQRGETYHK, encoded by the coding sequence ATGAAAGTGACGCTGGTGGCTGTGGGGAGCATCAAGGAGCGGTACATGCAGCAAGGGATTGCGGACTACGTCAAGCGGCTCCGGCCCTATGCGCGATTGGACATCGTGGAGGTGAAGGAGGAGAAGGCGCCGGAGCATCTGTCCGCCGCGCAGGAAGAGCAGGTTCGGGAGCGGGAGGGGGAGCGCATCCTGCAGCGCCTGCCGGACGGATCGCCGGGGGCAAAAGTGGTGGTGCTGGACATGCGGGGGAAGATGCTCAGCTCGGAGGAGTTGGCGGCGCAGATGGCGGAGTGGGCCACCTACGGGACGCACCAGCTGTACCTGGTGATCGGCGGCTCGTTGGGACTGTCCCGCACGGTACGGGAGCGGGCCGATCTGCTCTGGTCCTTCTCCCGGCTCACCTTCCCCCACCAGCTGATGCGCCTGATGGTGCTGGAGCAGCTTTACCGGGCGTTCAAGATCCAGCGCGGGGAGACGTATCATAAATAA
- a CDS encoding adenylosuccinate synthase, translating into MATVVVVGTQWGDEGKGKITDYLAEKAEVVARYQGGDNAGHTISLNGKTYKLHLIPSGIFYPDKLCVIGNGMVVNPATLVQEIAYIHEQGFSTSNLKISNRAHLIMPYHLRLDQLQEKQKGSQKIGTTGRGIGPAYMDKAARVGIRVADLLEPEEFRAKLERNLKEKNHLLERVYESEGFDFDEIYHAYMHYAEIIAPYVTDTSVVLNEAIDAGRRVLFEGAQGVMLDIDQGTYPFVTSSNPVAGGVTIGSGVGPTKIHHVIGVAKAYTSRVGDGPFPTELHDEIGERIREVGREYGTTTGRPRRVGWFDSVIVRHARRVSGITGLALNSIDVLTGIPTLKVCVAYRYRGKQLEHFPASLNVLRECEPIYEELPGWTEDISGVRSLDELPLNARHYVERITQLTGIPLVTFSVGPGREQTCLVRGVYA; encoded by the coding sequence ATGGCTACCGTTGTCGTCGTAGGGACCCAGTGGGGAGACGAGGGAAAAGGAAAAATCACCGACTACCTGGCTGAAAAAGCGGAAGTGGTGGCGCGTTACCAGGGCGGAGACAACGCCGGGCACACCATTTCCTTAAACGGGAAAACCTATAAACTGCACCTGATTCCGTCCGGCATCTTTTATCCAGACAAACTTTGCGTCATCGGGAACGGGATGGTGGTCAATCCGGCCACATTGGTCCAGGAGATCGCATACATCCATGAACAGGGGTTTTCGACGTCCAACCTCAAAATCAGCAACCGCGCCCACCTGATCATGCCCTATCACTTGCGGCTGGATCAGCTCCAGGAAAAGCAAAAGGGCAGCCAGAAGATCGGCACCACCGGCCGGGGCATCGGCCCTGCCTACATGGACAAGGCGGCCCGTGTCGGCATCCGGGTGGCCGATTTGCTGGAACCGGAGGAATTCCGGGCCAAGCTGGAGCGAAACCTGAAGGAAAAAAATCACCTGCTGGAACGGGTCTACGAGAGCGAAGGATTCGACTTTGACGAAATATACCATGCCTACATGCATTATGCGGAGATCATTGCCCCCTATGTCACAGACACCTCGGTGGTCCTCAACGAGGCGATTGACGCGGGGCGCCGTGTCCTTTTTGAAGGGGCGCAAGGGGTGATGCTGGACATTGACCAGGGCACCTATCCTTTTGTCACCTCTTCCAATCCGGTGGCCGGGGGTGTGACCATCGGCTCCGGCGTCGGGCCGACCAAGATTCACCACGTCATCGGCGTGGCCAAGGCATACACCAGCCGCGTCGGCGACGGTCCCTTTCCGACCGAGCTGCATGACGAAATCGGCGAACGAATCCGCGAAGTCGGACGGGAATACGGCACCACCACGGGCCGGCCGCGCAGGGTGGGATGGTTTGACAGCGTCATCGTCCGCCACGCCCGCCGGGTCAGCGGGATTACCGGCCTGGCGCTGAACTCCATTGACGTGTTGACCGGCATCCCCACGCTCAAGGTCTGCGTCGCCTACCGCTATCGCGGCAAGCAGCTGGAACATTTCCCGGCCAGTCTCAACGTGCTCCGCGAATGTGAGCCGATCTACGAAGAGTTGCCTGGCTGGACCGAGGACATCAGCGGTGTCCGCTCGCTGGATGAGCTGCCGCTCAACGCCCGCCACTACGTGGAGCGGATCACCCAGTTGACCGGCATCCCGCTGGTTACATTTTCCGTGGGCCCCGGCCGCGAGCAGACATGCCTGGTGCGGGGCGTCTACGCCTGA
- a CDS encoding metallohydrolase encodes MRFSVLASGSTGNALYIETDEVRLLVDAGLSGRQLEQLLAEHRIGPNQLDAILISHEHIDHVKGVGVLARRYQLPVYANSGTWRAMPAQVGEIPEGQCRVFETGRWFRIGDLEIESFPTSHDAAEPVGFCFYHGEAKLGLATDLGYVSRKVMEKVRDSHILILEANHDVEMLRMSRYPWEVKRRILSDTGHLSNESAGDTLLEILKMGSAIRQVFLAHLSQENNLQELAHLTVEHCLRREQIEVGKELTLAATFPDRPTPLKSVSGS; translated from the coding sequence ATGCGGTTTTCAGTGTTGGCCAGTGGCAGCACGGGCAATGCGCTTTACATTGAAACGGACGAGGTGCGCCTGCTGGTGGATGCCGGCCTCAGCGGCCGGCAGCTGGAACAGTTGCTGGCGGAACACAGGATTGGCCCGAATCAGCTGGATGCCATCCTGATCAGCCACGAACATATCGATCATGTCAAGGGCGTCGGTGTGCTGGCGCGCCGTTACCAGCTGCCGGTTTACGCCAACAGCGGCACCTGGAGGGCCATGCCCGCACAGGTGGGCGAGATTCCGGAAGGACAATGCCGGGTCTTTGAAACGGGGCGGTGGTTTCGCATCGGCGATCTGGAGATTGAAAGCTTTCCCACCTCCCACGATGCGGCGGAGCCGGTGGGATTTTGCTTTTATCACGGGGAGGCCAAGCTGGGATTGGCCACCGATTTGGGGTATGTGAGCCGCAAGGTCATGGAAAAAGTGCGCGACTCCCACATCCTGATCCTGGAGGCCAATCACGACGTGGAGATGCTCCGGATGAGCCGCTACCCCTGGGAAGTGAAACGGCGGATTTTGAGCGATACGGGCCACCTGTCCAATGAGTCGGCCGGTGATACGCTCCTGGAGATCCTGAAGATGGGTTCCGCCATCCGGCAGGTGTTCCTGGCCCACCTGAGCCAGGAAAACAATCTGCAGGAACTGGCCCATCTGACGGTCGAGCACTGTTTGCGCCGGGAACAGATTGAAGTGGGGAAAGAGCTGACGTTGGCCGCCACTTTCCCGGACCGGCCGACGCCGCTGAAATCCGTTTCAGGTTCATGA
- a CDS encoding replicative DNA helicase yields MSDVFLDRMPPQNIEAEQSVLGAILIDPDALFAVMETLRPEDFYRPAHQKIFQAMCRLLEEGEPVDLVTVTAALQDKGELEEVGGISYLSELATSVPTAANVHSYAQIVEEKAMLRRLIAAATQIASAGYSGGEDARVILDEAERRILEISQRRHAAGFLNIKDVIMQAYERIEMLYTNKGGVTGLPTGYPDLDRMTSGFQKSDLIIVAARPSVGKTAFALNVAQNVAIQAQVPVAIFSLEMPAIQLVQRMLSAEGNIDSHRLRTGYLEPADWEKLTLAMTNLAEAPIFIDDTPHLTVFDIRAKCRRLKAEQGLGLVVIDYLQLISGRGGDNRQQEISDISRSLKGIARELEVPVIALSQLSRAVEQRQDKRPMLSDIRESGSIEQDADVVAFLYRDDYYNPETDRPNIVEILIAKQRNGPTGKVELLYLKNFNKFVSLERNAEPVGA; encoded by the coding sequence ATGAGCGACGTGTTTCTGGATCGCATGCCGCCGCAGAACATCGAGGCGGAACAGTCGGTGCTCGGCGCCATCCTGATTGATCCGGATGCGCTTTTTGCGGTGATGGAAACATTGCGCCCGGAGGATTTTTACCGGCCAGCCCACCAGAAGATCTTCCAGGCCATGTGCCGCCTGCTGGAGGAAGGCGAACCCGTGGATCTGGTGACCGTCACCGCCGCCTTGCAGGACAAAGGGGAACTGGAGGAGGTGGGCGGCATCTCGTACCTCAGCGAACTGGCCACCTCCGTCCCCACCGCTGCCAACGTTCACAGTTACGCGCAGATTGTCGAGGAAAAGGCGATGTTGCGGCGCCTGATCGCCGCCGCTACCCAGATCGCCAGCGCCGGTTATTCCGGCGGGGAGGATGCCCGCGTCATCCTGGATGAAGCGGAACGGCGCATCCTGGAAATTTCGCAGCGCCGCCATGCGGCAGGCTTCCTCAACATCAAGGATGTGATCATGCAGGCGTATGAACGCATCGAAATGCTCTATACCAACAAGGGAGGCGTGACCGGGCTGCCCACCGGCTACCCGGACCTGGACCGGATGACTTCCGGTTTTCAGAAGTCGGACCTGATCATTGTCGCCGCCCGTCCCAGTGTCGGGAAAACCGCTTTCGCTTTGAACGTGGCGCAGAATGTGGCCATTCAGGCCCAGGTACCGGTCGCCATCTTCAGTCTCGAGATGCCGGCCATTCAGTTGGTACAGCGGATGCTCAGCGCGGAAGGGAACATCGATTCCCACCGGTTGCGCACCGGCTACCTGGAACCGGCCGACTGGGAAAAGCTCACCCTGGCGATGACCAACCTGGCGGAAGCGCCCATTTTCATTGACGATACCCCGCACCTGACTGTTTTCGACATCCGCGCCAAATGCCGGCGCCTGAAGGCGGAACAGGGACTCGGCCTGGTCGTCATTGACTACCTGCAACTGATCAGCGGCCGCGGGGGGGATAACCGGCAGCAGGAGATTTCGGACATCTCGCGCAGCCTCAAAGGCATCGCCCGCGAGCTGGAGGTGCCGGTGATCGCCCTTTCGCAGCTCAGCCGGGCCGTCGAGCAGCGCCAGGACAAACGGCCCATGCTCTCGGATATCCGCGAATCGGGCAGCATTGAGCAGGATGCCGATGTGGTGGCCTTCCTCTACCGGGACGATTACTACAACCCCGAAACGGACCGGCCCAATATCGTGGAAATCTTGATCGCCAAGCAACGCAACGGGCCCACCGGCAAGGTGGAGCTGTTGTACCTGAAAAATTTCAACAAATTTGTCAGTCTGGAGCGCAACGCGGAACCGGTCGGCGCCTGA
- a CDS encoding 50S ribosomal protein L9 — MKVIFKADVKGQGKKGEVKEVSDGYARNYLIPRGLAVEATEGNLKQLASQKEKEAERKAQQKAAAQEVAAKLNEMVLTIKAKAGEGGRLFGAVTAKRLAEELASQGVKVDRKTIQLPEPIRELGTTQVEIRLFPGVQAMLCVQVVKE; from the coding sequence ATGAAAGTGATTTTTAAGGCGGATGTCAAGGGACAGGGAAAAAAGGGAGAGGTGAAAGAGGTCTCTGACGGTTACGCGCGCAACTACCTGATTCCCCGCGGGTTGGCCGTGGAAGCCACCGAGGGCAACCTGAAGCAACTGGCCTCGCAAAAAGAAAAAGAGGCCGAGCGCAAGGCGCAGCAGAAGGCGGCTGCGCAAGAAGTGGCCGCGAAGTTGAACGAGATGGTGCTGACGATCAAGGCCAAGGCGGGAGAAGGCGGGCGGCTTTTCGGCGCCGTCACGGCCAAGCGGCTGGCGGAAGAGCTGGCCTCGCAGGGCGTGAAGGTGGACCGGAAAACGATCCAGCTTCCTGAACCGATTCGGGAACTGGGAACCACACAAGTGGAAATCCGCCTGTTTCCCGGTGTCCAGGCCATGCTGTGCGTCCAGGTGGTCAAGGAGTAA
- a CDS encoding DNA-binding response regulator, with product MKRILVVDDEQPIAEILKYTLEREGYHVDCAYDGKEAVEKALTGSPDLVLLDVMLPELDGFEVCRQIRHKKQMPIIMLTAKDSEVDKVLGLEIGADDYVTKPFSNRELLARVKANLRRYETGSSLHEARVRKIGELELNLSSYTVTKRGKPLDLTHREFELLEYMSQRPGQVLTREQLLQDVWGYDYFGDVRTVDVTIRRLREKIEDDPSSPEYILTRRGVGYYLQEPGRQNA from the coding sequence ATGAAGCGGATCCTGGTTGTGGATGATGAACAGCCGATTGCCGAGATCCTGAAATACACCTTGGAGCGGGAAGGATATCACGTGGATTGCGCCTACGACGGGAAGGAAGCGGTGGAAAAGGCGTTGACCGGCTCTCCCGATCTGGTGCTGCTGGACGTGATGTTGCCGGAATTGGACGGGTTTGAAGTGTGCCGGCAGATCCGCCACAAGAAGCAAATGCCGATCATCATGCTGACCGCCAAGGACAGCGAGGTGGACAAGGTGCTGGGGCTGGAGATTGGTGCCGACGACTACGTCACCAAGCCCTTCAGCAACCGGGAGCTGCTGGCCCGCGTCAAGGCCAATCTGCGCCGCTACGAGACGGGAAGCTCCCTGCATGAGGCCAGGGTGAGGAAGATCGGCGAACTGGAGCTCAACCTTTCTTCCTACACCGTCACCAAGCGTGGAAAACCGCTGGATTTGACGCACCGGGAGTTTGAGCTGCTGGAGTATATGAGTCAGCGCCCCGGACAGGTGTTGACGCGGGAGCAATTGTTGCAGGATGTATGGGGATACGACTATTTCGGCGACGTTCGCACGGTCGACGTGACCATTCGCCGCCTGCGTGAAAAGATCGAGGACGATCCCAGCAGCCCCGAGTACATCCTGACGCGCCGGGGCGTCGGCTATTACCTGCAGGAGCCGGGGAGGCAAAATGCGTGA